A single window of Acidimicrobiia bacterium DNA harbors:
- the pobA gene encoding 4-hydroxybenzoate 3-monooxygenase, producing MRTKVAIIGGGPSGLFLSQLLDLAGVESTVLEVRSRDYVMGRIRAGVLEQGSAESLRAAGVSERIVHDGFVHEGINLAFSGGMFRIDFAGLVDRTVIVYGQTEVQKDLFAARDARAGIVIDEADDVRLHDVESDAPWVTFRKDGLEHRIDCDFIAGCDGSHGVSQTAIPGQVLRTFERVYPFGWLGVLSETPPVNDELIYANHERGFALCSMRHEALSRYYIQCPIDTDIGDWDDDRFWDELRARLPPAASDGLVTGPSIEKSITPLRSYVAEPMSFGKLYLAGDAAHVVPPTGAKGLNLALTDVVYLSGAIAEFYEHGSTAALDGYSDTALRRVWKAVRFSWWMTTLMHRFADGGEFGFRLQEAELDYLSSSAAAQRALAENYTGLPL from the coding sequence ATGCGGACCAAGGTGGCGATCATCGGGGGCGGCCCGTCGGGGCTCTTCCTGTCGCAGTTGCTCGATCTCGCCGGGGTGGAGAGCACGGTCCTCGAGGTTCGTTCCCGTGACTATGTGATGGGCCGCATCCGCGCCGGGGTGCTCGAGCAGGGAAGCGCCGAGTCGCTTCGTGCCGCAGGGGTGAGCGAGCGCATCGTGCACGACGGATTCGTGCACGAGGGCATCAACCTGGCGTTCTCGGGCGGAATGTTCCGCATCGACTTCGCGGGCCTCGTCGACAGGACCGTCATCGTCTACGGCCAGACGGAGGTACAGAAGGACCTGTTCGCGGCGCGCGACGCCCGCGCCGGCATCGTGATCGACGAGGCGGACGACGTGCGGCTCCACGATGTCGAGAGCGACGCACCCTGGGTGACGTTTCGCAAGGACGGCCTCGAGCACAGGATCGATTGCGACTTCATCGCCGGATGCGACGGCTCACACGGCGTCAGCCAGACCGCGATCCCGGGACAGGTGCTCCGCACGTTCGAGCGGGTCTACCCGTTCGGCTGGCTAGGCGTCCTCTCCGAGACCCCGCCTGTGAACGACGAGCTCATCTACGCCAACCACGAGCGGGGCTTCGCGCTCTGCTCGATGCGCCACGAAGCATTGAGCCGCTATTACATCCAATGCCCCATCGACACCGACATCGGCGACTGGGACGACGACCGGTTCTGGGACGAGCTGCGGGCGCGCCTGCCGCCGGCGGCCTCCGACGGGCTCGTCACCGGACCGTCCATCGAGAAGTCGATCACTCCGCTGCGCAGCTACGTCGCCGAGCCCATGAGCTTCGGCAAGCTGTACCTCGCCGGCGACGCGGCACACGTCGTCCCCCCGACGGGTGCCAAGGGTCTCAACCTGGCTCTGACGGACGTCGTGTACCTGTCGGGCGCCATCGCCGAGTTCTACGAACATGGCTCGACTGCCGCTCTGGACGGCTATTCGGACACTGCATTGCGCCGGGTGTGGAAGGCCGTGAGGTTCTCGTGGTGGATGACGACGCTCATGCACCGGTTCGCCGACGGTGGCGAGTTCGGGTTTCGCCTCCAAGAGGCGGAGCTCGACTACCTCTCTTCGTCGGCGGCGGCGCAGCGGGCGCTCGCAGAGAACTACACGGGTCTGCCATTGTGA
- a CDS encoding NAD(P)/FAD-dependent oxidoreductase, protein MRVVVIGAGLAGLAAADRLQHAGHHVTVLEARHRVGGRVWSETLDNGATVELGGEWIDQGDAALLAITSRFGLQVVETGIDFAVRAVFGGLPVSPDEQRSGHRAAARLLGRYTESQLDDTSIADLIERLDIGVAMRALLVARLTASCGADLGRVGASELVGSFSFGEDRVYFRVADGNDRIARALAAGVDDVRSGFVVSSVGEQDGDGLVVAGTDGDRRAEVGCDAVVVAVPLPVLRRIGLGALVPDDVRSAIGAIGMGDAAKLAVPVVDPVVQAVQDVTVPYWAWTALGDGGIPQPAVTAFAGSYGAMDHIEASGGSGVWMERLRRSIPGLEPAGAPVMHHWGSDSLAGGCYSAVGPGARRHLAALARRHGRVVFAGEHVNGSGTMNGAIESGLRAAALLAGGE, encoded by the coding sequence ATGCGAGTCGTCGTCATCGGCGCCGGGCTGGCAGGGTTGGCGGCTGCCGACCGGCTGCAGCACGCCGGGCACCACGTCACGGTCCTCGAAGCCCGCCACCGGGTTGGGGGACGTGTCTGGTCGGAGACGCTCGACAACGGGGCGACCGTCGAGCTCGGGGGCGAGTGGATCGACCAAGGCGACGCCGCCCTGCTGGCGATCACGAGCCGATTCGGCCTCCAGGTCGTCGAGACGGGCATCGACTTCGCCGTCCGCGCCGTGTTCGGCGGCCTGCCGGTGTCACCGGACGAGCAGCGGAGCGGTCACCGCGCCGCAGCCCGCCTTCTCGGCCGGTACACCGAGTCGCAGCTCGATGACACGTCGATCGCCGATCTCATCGAGCGCCTCGACATCGGCGTGGCGATGCGGGCGCTCCTCGTCGCCCGGCTCACGGCCTCGTGCGGTGCCGACCTGGGTCGGGTGGGCGCCTCGGAGCTGGTGGGCAGCTTCTCGTTCGGTGAGGACCGGGTCTATTTCCGGGTGGCGGACGGTAACGATCGCATCGCACGGGCGCTCGCTGCCGGCGTCGACGACGTGAGGAGCGGCTTCGTGGTCTCGTCGGTCGGTGAGCAGGATGGAGATGGATTGGTCGTTGCAGGCACGGATGGCGACCGCCGCGCCGAAGTCGGATGCGACGCCGTCGTGGTGGCGGTGCCGCTTCCTGTCCTCCGGAGGATCGGCCTCGGAGCGCTGGTACCCGACGACGTGCGATCAGCGATCGGTGCGATCGGCATGGGCGACGCCGCCAAGCTCGCCGTGCCGGTGGTCGACCCGGTCGTGCAGGCCGTCCAAGACGTCACGGTGCCCTACTGGGCGTGGACGGCACTCGGCGATGGCGGCATCCCCCAGCCTGCCGTCACCGCCTTCGCCGGCTCATACGGTGCCATGGATCACATCGAGGCGTCGGGCGGGAGTGGCGTGTGGATGGAACGGCTGCGTCGATCGATACCCGGGCTCGAGCCGGCCGGGGCTCCGGTCATGCACCACTGGGGGAGCGACTCGCTGGCCGGCGGCTGCTACTCGGCCGTCGGACCCGGGGCGAGGCGCCACCTGGCGGCTCTGGCGCGCCGTCACGGTCGGGTGGTCTTCGCCGGGGAGCACGTGAACGGATCGGGAACCATGAACGGGGCGATCGAGAGTGGGTTGCGGGCCGCTGCGCTGCTCGCGGGTGGAGAGTGA
- a CDS encoding CoA-transferase, with translation MASIVTLSEAISATVADGHTVALEGFTHLIPFAAGHEVIRQGRTDLRLIRMTPDLIYDQMIGMGCAAGLVFSWGGNPGVGSLHRLRDAVENDWPKPLELDEHSHAAMANAWASGASGLPFAVFRGYQGTSLTDVNRNTATVTCPFTEETLAAVPSHRPDVGIVHAQRADRHGNVLVEGIVGVQKEVVLASAASVVTVEEIVDDLAPPSMNSVVIPGWTIDFVAEVPRGAHPSYVHGYYNRDNSFYVEWDAVSRDRDRFLTWMDEHVMSAS, from the coding sequence ATGGCCAGCATCGTCACACTGAGCGAAGCGATCTCCGCCACCGTCGCCGACGGCCACACCGTTGCGCTCGAGGGCTTCACCCACCTGATCCCGTTCGCGGCGGGCCACGAGGTCATCCGCCAGGGGAGGACAGACCTGCGGCTCATCAGGATGACGCCGGATCTCATCTACGACCAGATGATCGGCATGGGCTGCGCCGCCGGCCTCGTCTTCTCATGGGGAGGCAACCCGGGGGTCGGCTCCCTCCACCGGTTGCGCGACGCCGTCGAGAACGACTGGCCGAAGCCATTGGAGCTCGACGAGCACAGCCACGCCGCCATGGCGAACGCGTGGGCATCGGGAGCCTCCGGCCTCCCGTTCGCGGTGTTCCGGGGCTACCAGGGCACGTCGCTCACCGACGTCAACCGCAACACCGCCACGGTGACCTGCCCGTTCACCGAAGAGACGCTGGCCGCGGTGCCGTCGCATCGACCGGATGTGGGGATCGTCCACGCGCAACGGGCGGATCGCCACGGAAACGTGCTCGTGGAAGGAATCGTCGGCGTGCAGAAGGAAGTCGTGCTGGCATCGGCTGCGTCCGTCGTGACCGTCGAGGAGATCGTGGACGACCTGGCTCCGCCGAGCATGAACAGCGTCGTCATTCCGGGGTGGACGATCGACTTCGTCGCCGAGGTGCCCCGAGGCGCTCACCCGTCGTACGTGCACGGGTACTACAACCGTGACAACTCGTTCTACGTGGAGTGGGACGCCGTCAGCAGGGACCGCGACAGGTTCCTGACCTGGATGGACGAGCACGTGATGAGCGCCTCATGA
- a CDS encoding class III extradiol ring-cleavage dioxygenase produces MPAIFLSHGAPPLADDPVWTRELADWSASLDRPSSILIVSAHWESAPTTLAATTTVPLYYDFWGFPERYYQVTYAAPGAPGLAAEVRKLLGGPGGAIHDDAGRGLDHGAYVPLVEMYPEADIPVLQISMPTLDPSELLEMGRRLAPLRDQGVLIIGSGFTTHNLREMAPMWMTDAPAPSWSVEFDAWMRERLEDGDVDALLDFQRKAPAAAIAHPRTEHFAPLFVALGTSVGLGQTGETVIEGFFLGLSKRSVQFG; encoded by the coding sequence ATGCCTGCGATCTTCCTGAGCCACGGGGCACCGCCGCTGGCGGACGATCCCGTGTGGACTCGGGAGCTCGCCGACTGGTCGGCTTCGCTCGACAGGCCGTCGTCGATCCTCATCGTGTCGGCCCACTGGGAGTCGGCGCCGACGACGCTCGCCGCGACGACCACTGTCCCGCTGTACTACGACTTCTGGGGGTTTCCGGAGAGGTACTACCAAGTCACGTATGCGGCGCCGGGTGCGCCCGGGCTGGCAGCCGAGGTGCGGAAGCTCCTCGGCGGGCCCGGCGGGGCGATTCACGACGACGCCGGCCGGGGGCTCGACCACGGGGCGTATGTCCCGCTCGTCGAGATGTACCCCGAAGCGGACATCCCGGTGCTCCAGATCTCGATGCCGACGCTCGACCCATCCGAGCTGCTCGAGATGGGCAGGCGGCTCGCCCCCCTGCGTGACCAGGGCGTTCTCATCATCGGGAGCGGCTTCACGACCCACAACCTGAGAGAGATGGCCCCCATGTGGATGACCGACGCCCCGGCGCCGTCCTGGTCGGTCGAGTTCGATGCCTGGATGCGGGAGCGGCTCGAAGACGGCGACGTCGACGCCCTCCTCGACTTCCAGCGGAAGGCTCCTGCGGCTGCCATCGCCCATCCCAGGACCGAGCACTTCGCTCCGCTGTTCGTGGCTCTCGGGACGAGCGTCGGGCTCGGTCAGACAGGCGAGACCGTGATCGAGGGATTCTTCCTCGGGCTGTCGAAGCGCTCGGTCCAGTTCGGCTGA
- a CDS encoding lyase family protein encodes MTEPTFDPGFSTAEMSRVFSPRGHVAGILRFEAALAGALADVGLIGPDVAGEVEARCLALEVDAPDILARGWAAGSPLLPLLEEIRAGLSPDAASAVHRGATSQDAIDTALMLQAGVGLDALRAGLMGCGAKLRDLAAAHVATPTMARTLLQPAGPMSLGARLALWLEPLVRHIDELEEARDNLALQLGGLAGDAAAHGMEAAAIATATAARLGLVAPPTSWHGDRSRSRAVVAAVAATCSSVDKVAGDIVLLAGFGEVTAGSGRSSSMPDKRNPIDAVRAVAAAQVCAAGAAVVLGARPPELERAAGGWQAEWLAFPLVFHTAGAAVEALDRSLGVLEVDQERMLEALGGVDHAAAIVAGERVVAAVTAAFSAVEERG; translated from the coding sequence ATGACAGAGCCGACGTTCGACCCCGGATTCTCAACGGCCGAGATGTCGCGGGTGTTCTCGCCCCGGGGCCACGTCGCCGGGATCCTGCGATTCGAGGCAGCCCTGGCCGGTGCCCTGGCGGACGTCGGGCTCATCGGACCGGACGTCGCCGGGGAGGTCGAGGCCCGCTGTCTCGCCCTCGAAGTGGATGCCCCCGACATCCTGGCGCGCGGTTGGGCGGCCGGCTCTCCTCTGCTGCCGCTGCTCGAGGAGATCAGAGCGGGGCTCTCCCCCGACGCGGCGTCCGCCGTCCACCGCGGCGCCACCAGCCAGGACGCCATCGACACCGCCCTCATGCTCCAGGCCGGAGTCGGCCTCGACGCCTTGCGCGCCGGATTGATGGGTTGCGGCGCCAAGCTGCGTGACCTGGCAGCGGCTCACGTCGCTACTCCGACCATGGCCCGCACGCTGCTCCAGCCCGCCGGACCGATGAGCTTGGGAGCGCGCCTGGCACTCTGGCTGGAGCCACTCGTCCGCCACATCGACGAGCTGGAGGAGGCGCGCGACAACCTGGCGCTCCAGCTCGGAGGGCTGGCTGGAGATGCTGCGGCGCACGGCATGGAAGCAGCTGCGATCGCAACTGCGACCGCAGCCAGGCTCGGGCTGGTGGCGCCGCCGACGTCGTGGCACGGCGACCGCTCGCGCAGCAGAGCTGTCGTCGCCGCGGTGGCTGCCACGTGCTCGTCCGTCGACAAGGTCGCCGGCGACATCGTTCTCCTCGCCGGCTTCGGCGAGGTGACGGCCGGCTCGGGCCGGTCTTCGAGCATGCCGGACAAGCGCAACCCGATCGACGCCGTCAGGGCCGTGGCAGCCGCCCAGGTGTGTGCGGCCGGCGCAGCCGTGGTGCTGGGGGCGCGTCCCCCCGAGTTGGAGCGCGCCGCCGGAGGGTGGCAGGCAGAGTGGCTCGCCTTCCCGCTCGTGTTCCACACGGCGGGAGCCGCCGTCGAGGCACTCGACCGCAGCCTGGGTGTTCTCGAGGTCGACCAGGAGCGCATGCTCGAGGCACTCGGAGGCGTCGACCATGCCGCCGCCATCGTTGCTGGCGAGCGGGTGGTCGCCGCCGTGACGGCCGCCTTCTCGGCGGTGGAGGAGCGCGGGTGA
- a CDS encoding 5-methyltetrahydropteroyltriglutamate--homocysteine S-methyltransferase, with translation MGEGPPFRADHVGSFLRPPALAEARARFFEGELPADELRRVEDEHIGELVSRQEAVGLTGITDGELRRTFFHIDFLEQLEGVTVTYGEFFAKFRRDDGTEVGFQPPTIRVTDKVDHATSIQGPDYDFLASRVSRVPKVCIPAPSMLHFRGGREGISSDVYPDLDDFFDDLTAAYREEIADLAGRGLRYLQMDDTNLAYLCDPEIRERTAARGDDPDDLTRLYCRLVNDSIKDRPDDMTVTVHLCRGNFRSAWVAQGGYDPVAEILFQQMDVDGFFLEYDNERSGDFAPLRYMPADKVVVLGLMSSKFPQAEPADDVKRRIDEATEYVSLDQAALSHQCGFSSTAHGNEISEIDQWTKLARVVEVAADVWGYQP, from the coding sequence ATGGGCGAAGGTCCACCGTTCAGGGCCGATCACGTCGGCAGTTTCCTGCGCCCGCCTGCGCTCGCCGAGGCGAGGGCCCGCTTCTTCGAGGGGGAGCTGCCGGCCGACGAGCTGCGGAGGGTCGAGGACGAGCACATCGGTGAACTCGTCTCCCGACAAGAAGCGGTTGGGCTCACGGGCATCACGGACGGCGAGCTGAGGCGCACCTTCTTCCACATCGACTTCCTCGAGCAACTCGAGGGTGTGACCGTCACCTATGGCGAGTTCTTCGCGAAGTTCCGTAGAGACGACGGAACCGAGGTCGGCTTCCAGCCGCCGACCATCCGGGTGACGGACAAGGTCGACCACGCCACGTCGATCCAGGGCCCCGACTATGACTTCCTGGCGTCGCGCGTGTCGCGGGTGCCGAAGGTGTGCATCCCTGCCCCTTCGATGCTCCACTTCAGGGGCGGTAGGGAGGGGATCAGCAGCGACGTGTATCCCGATCTCGACGACTTCTTCGACGACCTGACGGCGGCCTACCGGGAGGAGATCGCCGACCTGGCCGGACGCGGTCTCCGCTACCTGCAGATGGACGACACCAACCTGGCGTACCTGTGCGACCCGGAGATTCGCGAGCGGACGGCGGCGAGGGGGGACGACCCCGACGACCTCACCCGTCTGTATTGCCGGCTGGTGAACGACTCGATCAAAGACCGGCCGGACGACATGACGGTCACGGTCCACTTGTGCCGTGGCAACTTCAGGAGCGCCTGGGTCGCCCAGGGAGGGTACGACCCGGTCGCCGAGATCCTCTTCCAGCAGATGGACGTCGACGGGTTCTTCCTCGAGTACGACAACGAGCGTTCCGGCGACTTCGCTCCTCTGCGCTACATGCCGGCCGACAAGGTGGTCGTGCTCGGGCTCATGAGCTCGAAGTTCCCCCAAGCCGAGCCGGCGGACGACGTGAAGCGACGGATCGACGAAGCCACCGAGTACGTGTCACTCGACCAAGCGGCCTTGAGCCACCAGTGCGGCTTCTCGTCGACGGCCCACGGCAACGAGATCTCCGAGATCGACCAGTGGACCAAGCTCGCCAGGGTCGTCGAGGTGGCGGCCGACGTGTGGGGGTATCAGCCCTGA
- the pcaH gene encoding protocatechuate 3,4-dioxygenase subunit beta gives MSDPMITHYGPKAYDDHPPFRYPDYKSTMKRSPDKDLVKIVQTLTESTGPGPVWAEVSEEDADLTTNAGTGGAAIGERIIVTGKVLDENGAAIPGTLIEIWQANASGRYAHWRETAFPAPLDPNFIGVGQCSSDDGGTYRFTTIKPGPYPWGNHPNAWRPAHIHFSLMGPAIGTRLVTQMYFPGDPLLPLDPIYNSAPQHSRGRMVSEYDHDVTRENWALGYRFDIVLRGPLATPTDEET, from the coding sequence ATGAGTGACCCGATGATCACTCACTACGGGCCGAAGGCCTACGACGACCATCCCCCGTTTCGTTACCCCGACTACAAGTCGACCATGAAGCGCTCGCCGGACAAGGACCTCGTCAAGATCGTGCAGACGCTCACGGAGTCGACGGGACCCGGCCCGGTGTGGGCCGAGGTCTCCGAGGAAGACGCCGATCTCACGACGAACGCCGGCACCGGCGGCGCCGCCATCGGGGAGCGCATCATCGTGACAGGCAAGGTGCTCGACGAGAACGGTGCCGCCATCCCTGGAACACTCATCGAGATCTGGCAGGCCAACGCCTCCGGCCGCTACGCCCATTGGAGGGAGACCGCCTTCCCGGCGCCGCTCGACCCCAACTTCATCGGCGTCGGCCAGTGCTCGAGCGACGACGGCGGCACCTACCGGTTCACCACGATCAAGCCGGGGCCGTACCCGTGGGGCAACCACCCGAACGCGTGGCGGCCCGCCCACATCCACTTCTCGCTGATGGGACCTGCGATCGGCACGAGGCTCGTCACCCAGATGTACTTCCCGGGGGATCCGTTGCTGCCGCTCGACCCGATCTACAACTCCGCTCCGCAGCACTCGAGGGGGCGCATGGTCAGCGAATACGACCACGACGTCACCCGCGAGAACTGGGCGCTCGGATACCGATTCGACATCGTCCTGCGCGGTCCGCTCGCAACGCCGACCGACGAGGAGACGTGA
- a CDS encoding OsmC family peroxiredoxin, which produces MQSRATAQWSGDLFSGSGTTTLAGSGAAGPLPVSWASRTEESAGRTSPEELIAAAHAACYNMALSNGLAQAGHPAEQLDTEAVAAFERTDAGWRLTTMALLVRGNVPGMDAATFAEQAAAAKDGCPVSNALKGNVEITVDAALV; this is translated from the coding sequence ATGCAGAGTCGAGCGACGGCGCAATGGAGCGGTGACCTGTTCAGCGGCTCGGGAACGACCACGCTGGCCGGCAGCGGAGCGGCAGGACCGCTTCCGGTTTCGTGGGCCAGCAGGACGGAGGAGTCCGCAGGGAGGACCAGCCCGGAAGAGCTCATCGCCGCCGCCCACGCAGCCTGTTACAACATGGCGCTCTCGAACGGCCTCGCCCAGGCCGGTCACCCGGCCGAGCAGCTCGACACAGAGGCGGTCGCCGCGTTCGAGAGGACGGACGCCGGCTGGAGGCTCACGACGATGGCCTTGTTGGTGAGGGGCAACGTGCCCGGGATGGACGCCGCCACGTTCGCCGAGCAAGCCGCGGCCGCCAAGGACGGGTGCCCGGTCTCGAACGCCCTCAAGGGCAACGTCGAGATCACGGTGGACGCGGCGTTGGTCTGA
- a CDS encoding CoA-transferase subunit beta yields the protein MTEYSPDEMMIVTAARALADDDVCFVGIGAPSAACNLARLTHAPNITLIYESGTIATRPDVLPLSIGDGELAETALTTVSVPEMFRYWLQGGRISIGFLGAAQLDRYANINTTVVGDYAHPEVRLPGGGGAPEIAASCGRVFITMKHSRRGMVDRLDFTTSLGFGPTGKERELLGITTAGPVLVITDLCVMEPDPESHELLVTSIHPGTGVRDVREATGWDLRVAAEVEGTEPPADGELEVLRDLYARTEAAHAGMR from the coding sequence ATGACCGAGTACTCGCCGGACGAGATGATGATCGTCACGGCCGCCCGAGCACTCGCAGACGACGACGTGTGCTTCGTCGGGATAGGCGCCCCCTCCGCCGCGTGCAACCTCGCCAGGCTCACCCATGCCCCGAACATCACGCTGATCTACGAGTCGGGGACGATCGCTACCCGGCCCGACGTCCTGCCGCTCTCGATCGGCGACGGCGAGCTCGCCGAGACGGCCCTGACGACGGTCTCCGTCCCCGAGATGTTTCGCTACTGGCTCCAGGGAGGGCGCATCTCGATCGGATTTCTCGGAGCCGCGCAGCTCGACCGGTACGCCAACATCAACACGACGGTCGTCGGTGACTACGCCCACCCGGAGGTGCGCCTCCCCGGCGGTGGCGGCGCTCCCGAGATTGCGGCGTCGTGCGGCCGGGTCTTCATCACCATGAAGCACTCGAGGCGTGGCATGGTCGATCGCCTCGACTTCACGACGTCGCTCGGCTTCGGCCCGACCGGGAAGGAGCGAGAGCTGCTCGGGATCACAACCGCCGGTCCGGTGCTCGTCATCACGGATCTGTGTGTCATGGAGCCGGACCCCGAGTCGCACGAGCTCCTGGTGACGTCGATCCACCCCGGGACGGGCGTGCGTGACGTCAGGGAGGCGACCGGGTGGGACCTGCGAGTCGCCGCCGAGGTCGAAGGGACGGAACCGCCGGCAGACGGCGAGCTCGAGGTACTGCGTGACCTCTACGCCCGCACCGAAGCTGCCCACGCGGGGATGCGATGA
- the pcaD gene encoding 3-oxoadipate enol-lactonase, with protein sequence MNVTHVGDTAIAWEDHGPVDAATVVLCHSLGYDHDMWRPQIEALAASYRVIAIDMRGHGSSDAPEGPYDMATLAGDVVTVADSAGVDSFAVCGLSIGGQIALWLGINAADRLWALAACNTAARIGTAEGWADRVAQVQTDGMQSLVDAARTRWWSPDFPQRNAGWAERGLACLATTSPVGYIGCCHALAASDLSGEVTGITTPTLVVGGSLDQSTSPAAAEWLHSHIPASRLTIIEGAAHISNLDKAERFTEALQRFLEDH encoded by the coding sequence GTGAACGTCACCCACGTCGGCGACACCGCCATCGCCTGGGAGGACCATGGGCCGGTCGACGCCGCCACCGTCGTCCTGTGCCACTCGCTCGGGTACGACCACGACATGTGGCGGCCGCAGATCGAGGCGCTGGCAGCGTCGTATCGGGTCATCGCCATCGACATGCGAGGACACGGCTCCTCGGACGCTCCGGAGGGACCGTATGACATGGCGACGCTCGCCGGTGACGTCGTGACCGTGGCAGACAGCGCCGGGGTCGACTCCTTCGCCGTCTGCGGGCTCTCGATCGGTGGTCAGATCGCTCTGTGGCTCGGCATCAACGCAGCCGATCGGTTGTGGGCGCTGGCGGCGTGCAACACGGCGGCCAGGATCGGCACGGCGGAAGGCTGGGCCGACCGGGTCGCCCAGGTGCAGACCGACGGGATGCAGTCACTGGTCGACGCCGCCAGGACGCGGTGGTGGTCGCCGGACTTCCCTCAGCGGAACGCCGGATGGGCAGAGCGCGGGCTGGCGTGCCTGGCCACCACCTCACCTGTCGGGTACATCGGCTGTTGCCACGCCTTGGCCGCCTCCGACCTGAGCGGCGAGGTGACCGGGATCACGACGCCAACGCTCGTCGTTGGAGGGTCACTCGACCAGTCGACGAGTCCGGCGGCGGCCGAGTGGCTCCACAGCCACATCCCGGCGAGCCGGCTCACGATCATCGAGGGGGCCGCCCACATCTCGAATCTCGACAAGGCGGAGAGGTTCACGGAGGCGCTGCAACGGTTCCTCGAGGACCACTGA
- the pcaC gene encoding 4-carboxymuconolactone decarboxylase has protein sequence MVLFLGEESRLSKYESGMDKRRAVLGDDHVDRAVAATTDLDRGFQHWITETAWEGVWSRPGLDDRTRSLITIALLAAGGHDEIDLHLRAARNTGATEAEIAEALMHVAVYAGVPAANAAFAAMKRISDEVPDE, from the coding sequence ATGGTACTTTTCCTCGGCGAGGAGAGCCGGTTGAGCAAGTACGAGTCGGGCATGGACAAACGGCGGGCAGTGTTGGGAGACGACCACGTCGACCGTGCGGTTGCGGCGACGACAGATCTCGATCGCGGCTTCCAGCACTGGATCACCGAGACCGCTTGGGAAGGGGTGTGGTCGCGCCCCGGTCTCGACGACCGGACGCGCAGCCTCATCACCATCGCCCTGCTGGCGGCGGGAGGCCACGACGAGATCGACCTGCACCTGAGAGCTGCCAGGAACACCGGAGCGACGGAAGCCGAGATCGCCGAGGCGCTCATGCACGTCGCCGTGTACGCCGGGGTGCCTGCCGCCAACGCGGCCTTCGCCGCCATGAAGCGCATCAGCGACGAGGTGCCCGATGAGTGA
- the pcaG gene encoding protocatechuate 3,4-dioxygenase subunit alpha — protein MAPGETPSQTVGPYFSMRLGAAGENLLARPGVAGERIRIEGVVYDGDGNHVEDALIEIWQANASGRYRHAADTRDEIPIDERFTGFGRAGTDFATGGYWFESIKPGPMPDPEGEMQAPHISLIVQARGTLDPYFTRIYFSDERHANEHDIVLAMVPEDRRATLVADLVDGSDPRTYRFDIRLQGPGETVFFDF, from the coding sequence ATGGCGCCCGGCGAGACCCCGTCGCAGACCGTCGGGCCGTACTTCTCGATGCGCCTCGGCGCCGCAGGCGAGAACCTGCTCGCACGTCCCGGGGTCGCCGGCGAGCGAATCCGCATCGAGGGGGTCGTCTACGACGGCGACGGGAACCACGTCGAAGACGCCCTCATCGAGATCTGGCAAGCCAACGCCTCGGGGCGCTACCGGCACGCCGCCGACACCAGGGACGAGATCCCGATCGACGAGCGCTTCACCGGCTTCGGAAGGGCGGGAACCGACTTCGCCACCGGCGGGTACTGGTTCGAGTCGATCAAGCCGGGGCCGATGCCCGACCCGGAAGGAGAGATGCAGGCTCCTCACATCAGCTTGATCGTCCAAGCACGCGGGACTCTGGACCCGTACTTCACGAGGATCTACTTCTCGGACGAGCGGCACGCCAACGAGCACGACATCGTGCTCGCCATGGTGCCCGAGGACAGGAGAGCAACCCTCGTCGCCGACCTGGTCGACGGGTCGGATCCGAGGACATACCGCTTCGACATCCGGCTGCAGGGGCCGGGCGAGACCGTCTTCTTCGACTTCTGA